Proteins encoded by one window of Ignavibacteriota bacterium:
- a CDS encoding TonB-dependent receptor, translated as MKYFLIIICLFAKIIFAQNYEINGVVIDGKTNLPLASANVYLSNHNIGTSANLDGKFNLAANSIKNDSLIVSYIGYKSQRIALEEFLRSDRIIKLEWIDYKLQSVIVNAIISDVKKSPTSFSTIEKKEIEKNYSVQDVPEYLANLPSATSYSENGNGIGYNYLSIRGFDQRRLSISVNGIPQNDPEDHNIYWLDLPDLLESTELIQVQRGAGAGAIGYPSIGGSINIITSPFSDKPNFDLAITTGSFNIKKYSAKFASGLIDNKYSIYAKLSKIISSGYRDRSWANFNSYHISAARYDKNVTTQINFFGGPISDGLAYTGLPKFAISDKNLRKENFSYWEADQDSYTYNVERKKSEIENFSQPHFELLNEIKIAKNLTLNNALFLVLGEGFFDYDGSWSIYYDDYFRLKQNGFDSNFIPQNSIIHAVVKNKQWGIIPRLTWDHNNGTLVTGLEYRNHRSKHWGNLRYAENIPLNVSQDYQYYYYEGGNDIFNFYVNENYSLLPNLNIMGEIQLSYHSYKLFNEKYLNNDFTVSNLFTNPRFGVNYKFNNYVNTYVSVAKVSREPRLKNYYDAAESSAGEIPQFEIYGSGNYNFNKPLVNPERMTDIELGARYLAPGHTLNFNLFYMSFKDEIVKQGQLDRFGQPITGNVDGSIHMGIEVEGSYRFLENFELILNTSYSKNYINQGITFINSYDNLGNELTKEINLSDNLISGFPNFLFNAVLKYEYKSLNLNLSSKYVGKYYSDNYGDDFQKMLFENPGFVNYFDNVVDPYFLMNIFGSYEFEINSFAKSAKLFFQLNNVLNKLYAAYATGGDFFPGAERNYLVGLKLNL; from the coding sequence ATGAAATATTTTTTAATAATTATCTGTTTATTTGCTAAAATTATTTTTGCTCAAAATTATGAGATTAACGGAGTAGTAATTGACGGCAAAACAAATCTGCCATTGGCTTCAGCTAATGTTTATTTATCCAACCATAATATCGGTACTTCGGCAAATCTTGATGGTAAATTTAATTTAGCTGCAAATTCAATTAAAAATGACAGCTTAATAGTCAGCTATATAGGTTACAAATCGCAAAGAATTGCGCTGGAAGAATTTTTAAGATCTGACAGAATCATTAAACTCGAATGGATTGATTATAAACTTCAGTCCGTGATTGTTAACGCAATAATATCGGATGTAAAAAAGTCGCCGACTTCATTTTCAACGATTGAAAAAAAAGAAATTGAAAAAAATTATTCTGTTCAAGATGTTCCTGAGTATTTAGCTAACTTACCATCGGCGACCTCATATTCCGAAAATGGAAATGGAATTGGTTATAATTATTTGAGCATTCGAGGATTTGATCAAAGAAGGCTCTCAATTTCCGTTAATGGAATTCCCCAAAACGATCCTGAAGATCATAATATTTATTGGCTTGATCTTCCCGATCTGCTTGAAAGCACTGAACTGATTCAAGTTCAGCGAGGAGCGGGCGCTGGAGCTATTGGTTATCCATCAATTGGCGGATCGATAAATATTATTACATCTCCATTTTCAGATAAACCCAATTTTGATCTGGCTATCACTACCGGAAGTTTTAATATCAAAAAGTACAGCGCAAAATTTGCTAGCGGATTGATTGATAATAAATATTCGATTTATGCAAAACTTTCTAAAATTATTAGCAGCGGATATAGAGACAGAAGCTGGGCCAATTTTAATTCCTATCATATTTCCGCGGCAAGATATGACAAAAACGTTACAACGCAAATCAATTTTTTCGGCGGACCAATTTCAGACGGATTGGCTTATACCGGCTTACCTAAATTTGCAATAAGCGATAAAAATTTACGAAAGGAAAATTTTTCATATTGGGAAGCTGATCAAGATTCTTATACTTATAATGTTGAGCGAAAAAAATCGGAGATTGAAAATTTTTCTCAACCGCATTTCGAATTATTAAATGAAATTAAGATTGCCAAAAACCTTACGTTAAACAATGCGTTGTTTCTTGTTTTAGGCGAAGGGTTTTTTGATTACGACGGTTCGTGGTCAATTTATTATGATGATTATTTCAGATTAAAACAAAACGGTTTTGATAGCAATTTTATTCCGCAAAACTCAATTATTCACGCGGTGGTTAAAAATAAGCAGTGGGGAATTATTCCAAGATTGACTTGGGATCATAATAATGGTACTTTAGTTACAGGTTTGGAATATAGAAATCACAGATCAAAACATTGGGGAAATTTAAGATATGCGGAAAATATTCCATTAAATGTTTCTCAAGATTATCAATATTATTATTACGAAGGAGGTAACGATATTTTTAATTTTTATGTAAATGAAAACTATAGTTTACTTCCTAATTTAAATATAATGGGAGAAATTCAACTATCTTATCATAGTTACAAATTATTCAATGAAAAATATTTGAACAACGATTTTACCGTTAGCAATTTATTTACAAATCCAAGATTTGGAGTAAATTACAAATTCAATAATTACGTAAATACTTACGTTTCAGTCGCCAAAGTGTCGCGCGAACCAAGATTAAAAAATTATTATGACGCGGCGGAATCAAGCGCCGGCGAAATTCCTCAATTTGAAATTTACGGATCTGGTAATTATAATTTTAATAAGCCGCTAGTAAATCCCGAAAGAATGACCGACATCGAACTAGGGGCGCGATATTTAGCTCCCGGACATACTTTGAATTTTAATTTGTTTTATATGTCTTTTAAGGATGAAATTGTTAAGCAAGGTCAGCTTGATAGATTCGGTCAGCCGATAACCGGAAACGTCGATGGCTCAATTCATATGGGTATTGAAGTAGAAGGATCGTACCGATTTTTAGAAAATTTCGAATTAATTTTAAATACATCTTATAGTAAAAATTATATTAACCAAGGGATCACATTCATAAATTCTTATGATAATTTAGGAAATGAACTAACAAAGGAAATTAATCTATCTGATAATTTAATTTCCGGGTTCCCAAACTTTTTATTTAATGCTGTATTAAAATATGAATACAAAAGCTTAAATTTAAATCTGAGTTCTAAATATGTCGGAAAATACTATTCTGATAATTATGGAGATGATTTTCAAAAAATGTTATTTGAAAATCCGGGATTTGTAAATTATTTTGACAACGTTGTCGATCCGTATTTTTTAATGAATATTTTCGGAAGTTATGAATTTGAAATTAACTCTTTCGCTAAATCCGCAAAATTGTTTTTTCAATTGAACAATGTATTGAATAAATTATATGCGGCATACGCAACCGGAGGTGACTTTTTTCCTGGGGCGGAAAGAAATTATCTAGTTGGTCTTAAATTGAATTTATAA
- a CDS encoding thiamine diphosphokinase, protein MKKAILIANGESPSKKIINYFKSIGYGTIVCADGGANSAKKINLIPDIIVGDLDSISEKALNFYKDKCLIIKISRQNDTDVEKALKYLIKKKFSEVILLGGTGDRLDHSFCNIGIVIKFYHKIKITLLHKNSLLRAYSGKIILTAQEGETISLYGIDDKTKISSSGLKYPLKNISLPFGKKESTSNLAVSQNIKLKIEGGIILIIRDYHTMVKHGFI, encoded by the coding sequence ATGAAAAAAGCAATTTTAATCGCCAATGGCGAAAGTCCATCGAAAAAAATAATAAATTATTTTAAGTCTATTGGATACGGCACAATTGTTTGTGCGGACGGAGGCGCTAACTCCGCAAAAAAAATAAATTTAATTCCGGATATTATAGTCGGTGACTTAGATTCAATTTCCGAAAAGGCATTAAATTTTTATAAAGATAAATGTTTAATAATAAAAATATCCCGACAAAATGATACTGATGTTGAGAAAGCATTAAAATATTTGATAAAGAAAAAATTCTCGGAAGTCATTTTATTAGGTGGAACGGGAGACAGACTTGATCATTCATTTTGCAATATTGGAATAGTAATTAAATTTTATCATAAAATAAAAATAACTTTACTTCATAAAAATTCACTACTGCGGGCTTATTCGGGGAAAATAATTTTAACTGCTCAAGAGGGCGAAACCATATCGCTATATGGAATTGATGATAAAACAAAAATTTCATCATCAGGATTAAAATACCCCTTAAAAAATATTTCATTGCCGTTTGGTAAAAAAGAAAGTACTAGCAACTTAGCGGTTTCGCAAAATATAAAATTAAAAATTGAAGGCGGAATAATTTTAATTATAAGAGATTATCATACAATGGTAAAGCATGGTTTCATTTAG
- a CDS encoding sodium:solute symporter family protein, whose protein sequence is MVSFSYLDIFIIVIFFIILISIGFISSFRSSQNNSEEYLLSGRNVGLVLFILNNVAAWYGGILGVGEFSYRFGLVSWFTQGFPYYIFAFIFALTFAEKIRSAKLYTIPDKLEIVYGKNVSLISAVLVFILVSPAPYLLMMAQIVALIFNINFFLALIISAALVSIYMFKGGFKSNIWVDAFSFIIMFLGFIIIVIVAANSYGGLYFLENNLPKQHLTLTGGNSYTFIFVWFLIALWTFTDPGFHQRCYAAKSGKIAKYGILFSILFWIFFDFLTNTTGLYAKAILPNLTNPVLTFPYLADKILNSGLKGIFFAAMIATVLSTLNSFIFLSATTFSIDFIQRIQKYSSISDFKYLSKIKFLRYFLIKNELDDSKSLILLTQFGIFFTVIFSIILAYYFKSVVELWYLIGSICIPGLILIVISAYYQNLKTAKIYALIEIIFGVFSSFVWIFIRNLFEGTFLYEIEPMIVGLIISLVIHIWGIKKARLESLA, encoded by the coding sequence ATGGTTTCATTTAGTTATTTAGATATTTTCATCATTGTCATTTTCTTTATAATACTTATTTCAATCGGTTTTATATCTTCATTTAGATCATCACAAAATAACAGTGAAGAGTATTTACTTTCCGGCAGAAATGTTGGATTGGTATTATTCATTTTGAATAATGTTGCAGCTTGGTATGGCGGAATTCTTGGTGTTGGCGAATTTTCATACAGGTTTGGATTAGTAAGCTGGTTTACTCAAGGATTTCCATACTATATTTTCGCGTTTATATTTGCATTGACTTTCGCGGAAAAGATCAGATCGGCAAAGCTTTATACGATTCCGGATAAATTAGAAATTGTTTATGGAAAAAATGTAAGTTTAATTTCCGCAGTGTTAGTATTCATCTTAGTTTCACCGGCTCCATATTTATTGATGATGGCTCAAATAGTAGCTTTAATTTTTAATATAAATTTTTTCCTTGCATTAATAATAAGTGCGGCATTAGTAAGTATTTATATGTTTAAGGGCGGCTTTAAATCAAATATTTGGGTGGATGCTTTTTCTTTTATAATTATGTTCTTAGGTTTTATTATTATAGTTATAGTGGCCGCAAATAGTTATGGCGGATTATATTTTCTTGAAAATAATTTACCAAAGCAGCATTTAACATTAACCGGAGGAAATTCATACACATTTATTTTTGTATGGTTTTTAATTGCGTTATGGACATTCACCGATCCCGGATTTCATCAAAGATGCTATGCTGCTAAAAGCGGAAAAATTGCGAAATACGGAATTTTATTTTCAATTTTATTCTGGATATTTTTTGATTTTTTAACAAACACTACCGGTTTATACGCAAAAGCAATTTTACCTAATCTAACTAATCCGGTTTTAACTTTCCCTTACTTGGCGGATAAAATTCTGAATTCTGGACTAAAAGGAATATTCTTTGCCGCAATGATCGCTACAGTTTTATCAACATTAAACAGCTTTATCTTTTTAAGCGCAACGACATTTAGTATTGATTTTATACAAAGAATTCAAAAATATTCTTCAATATCTGATTTTAAATATTTATCAAAGATAAAATTTTTAAGATACTTTTTAATAAAAAATGAATTAGATGATAGCAAGTCACTTATTCTTTTAACACAATTTGGCATTTTTTTTACCGTAATATTTTCAATCATACTTGCGTATTACTTTAAATCTGTTGTTGAACTTTGGTATTTAATTGGAAGTATATGCATACCCGGATTGATTCTAATAGTCATTTCTGCATATTATCAAAACTTAAAAACCGCAAAGATTTATGCGTTAATTGAAATTATTTTTGGAGTTTTTTCAAGTTTTGTTTGGATTTTTATCAGAAATTTATTTGAGGGAACATTTTTATATGAAATTGAACCAATGATCGTAGGTTTAATAATATCATTAGTAATTCATATTTGGGGAATAAAAAAAGCCAGACTCGAAAGTCTGGCTTAA
- a CDS encoding T9SS type A sorting domain-containing protein produces the protein MRKLRNTFLIISTLLFTSVQFAQTDIFVRSAIIPNDTLDVGGWGGAISGVDFDSDGLKEIYAVNNDWSDLAGLDWIPRIYKYENSGSGWEVVWSTRLPLEAQNTWPAFTYGDWDSDGNMEIIWGPVNNSGAGDSIYPRIIVFESKGDGSDVMGIDNGDGTYKPNAMWTINDEPNYNLRPFRWHLYDIDSDGQQELIFAGRAGNEKFGVVSVDNIPNDGDGSETFTLEESALDTNLTVGGSIFYDIAVLDSVILLIQDGGNVVPVVYSNGKYTSLPAVAAGVPTGSWKSSVTVDIDKDGTNEVIVNGYGSSAPKTFLLQFANGVLTTTEIANLTPYVGAGGRLYGGDAGDLDSDGNLDYVFGTRGGSPNAAIYRLEYQGGSITDPASYYVSRIDELLFQSGGRYDVVSLGNLDDDSDLEIVYSGIPATDVVPLVVLDRMDVDNLYAIGEAKGDESGDDIPDMLGQTVTVSGVVRNKSLDANSMQIFIQDPTGGIQLFSSGNPAPADLKVGDRVLATGKVAQYRGLNEIEVTSPALDVVKVDSGRIVIPKVVTIDQYLANAEALEGTLIKIEGIAKTGDSPAWPAAGSNANLTLWTGHGTTIIGRVDKDTDVDEGAEPVWPISAVGVSTQFTSAAAVYNDGYQITFLNYADITANVQVGPLPYFALLTPANNSTISITDSAETFNVGWEAATDLNNDVIGYQFVVLPEVFSAQSVEPHLTVSATDILGLMAGADSITFSWTVLVLDANSKSASSMDTFTVTFVNDILVGVENVIPSKFFVDQNYPNPFNPTTTIKFGLPEQAVVDLKIYDILGREVATIINNKTLKAGSFEYSFDASKLASGTYIYRLTSNNNVVTKKMLLLK, from the coding sequence ATGAGAAAATTAAGAAATACATTTCTCATTATTTCAACTTTATTATTCACTTCTGTACAATTTGCGCAAACAGATATTTTTGTTAGAAGTGCTATAATTCCCAACGATACTCTTGATGTCGGTGGTTGGGGCGGCGCAATTTCAGGAGTTGATTTCGACAGCGATGGTTTAAAAGAAATTTATGCAGTCAATAATGACTGGTCTGATCTTGCAGGCTTAGATTGGATTCCAAGAATTTATAAATATGAAAATAGCGGTTCAGGATGGGAAGTAGTCTGGTCGACAAGATTACCTTTGGAAGCACAAAATACTTGGCCGGCATTTACATATGGAGATTGGGATTCTGATGGTAATATGGAAATAATCTGGGGACCAGTAAATAATTCTGGAGCCGGTGATTCAATTTATCCAAGAATAATTGTATTTGAATCAAAAGGTGACGGTTCCGATGTTATGGGAATTGATAATGGAGACGGCACATACAAACCAAATGCAATGTGGACAATAAACGACGAACCTAATTACAACTTGAGACCGTTCAGATGGCATCTTTATGATATCGATAGCGACGGACAGCAAGAATTGATTTTTGCCGGTAGAGCCGGTAATGAAAAATTTGGTGTTGTTTCTGTCGATAATATTCCAAATGATGGAGACGGATCGGAAACTTTTACATTAGAAGAATCTGCATTGGATACAAATCTTACAGTTGGCGGTTCCATTTTTTATGATATAGCAGTTCTTGATAGTGTAATTCTTTTAATTCAAGACGGCGGTAATGTAGTTCCTGTAGTTTATTCTAATGGAAAATATACTTCGTTACCTGCGGTTGCAGCTGGCGTTCCAACCGGTTCATGGAAATCATCAGTTACAGTTGACATTGATAAAGATGGTACAAATGAAGTAATTGTAAACGGATATGGTTCATCTGCACCAAAAACATTTTTATTACAATTTGCTAATGGTGTTTTAACAACAACTGAAATTGCTAATCTTACTCCATATGTTGGTGCCGGCGGCAGATTATACGGCGGAGATGCCGGAGATTTAGATTCCGACGGGAATTTAGATTATGTGTTTGGAACAAGAGGCGGATCACCTAACGCAGCTATTTACAGACTTGAATATCAAGGCGGAAGTATAACCGACCCAGCAAGTTATTACGTTTCAAGAATTGACGAACTTCTTTTTCAAAGCGGTGGCCGATATGACGTTGTTAGTTTAGGTAACTTAGACGATGATTCAGATTTGGAAATTGTTTATTCAGGTATTCCGGCTACAGATGTTGTTCCATTAGTTGTTTTGGATAGAATGGATGTAGATAATCTTTACGCAATTGGTGAAGCAAAAGGAGACGAAAGCGGAGATGATATTCCTGATATGCTTGGACAAACTGTTACAGTTTCCGGTGTTGTACGTAATAAATCATTGGACGCAAACAGCATGCAAATTTTCATTCAAGATCCAACAGGTGGAATTCAATTATTTTCAAGCGGAAACCCTGCTCCTGCGGATTTAAAAGTTGGAGATAGAGTTTTAGCAACTGGAAAAGTTGCCCAATATAGAGGATTGAATGAAATTGAAGTTACGAGTCCTGCTCTTGATGTTGTAAAAGTCGATTCAGGAAGAATTGTTATTCCAAAAGTAGTTACAATTGATCAGTATCTTGCAAATGCAGAAGCATTGGAAGGAACTTTAATTAAAATAGAAGGTATTGCAAAAACCGGCGATTCGCCTGCTTGGCCTGCTGCCGGAAGTAACGCAAATTTAACATTATGGACTGGTCACGGTACAACAATTATCGGAAGAGTTGATAAGGATACCGATGTTGACGAAGGTGCTGAACCCGTTTGGCCAATTAGTGCAGTTGGTGTTTCTACTCAGTTTACATCAGCCGCCGCAGTTTATAACGACGGATATCAGATAACTTTCTTAAACTATGCAGATATTACTGCAAACGTTCAGGTTGGTCCACTTCCCTATTTTGCATTGTTAACACCTGCGAACAACTCAACAATATCCATTACAGATTCAGCAGAAACATTTAACGTTGGCTGGGAAGCCGCAACAGACTTAAATAATGATGTTATCGGATATCAATTTGTTGTATTGCCTGAAGTTTTTTCAGCTCAATCAGTAGAACCGCATTTAACAGTCAGCGCAACCGATATATTAGGTTTAATGGCTGGTGCAGATTCTATAACTTTTAGTTGGACAGTATTGGTTCTAGATGCAAATTCAAAGTCAGCTTCTAGCATGGATACATTTACCGTTACTTTTGTTAATGATATTCTTGTTGGTGTTGAAAATGTAATTCCATCAAAATTCTTTGTTGACCAAAACTATCCAAATCCATTTAACCCAACAACAACAATTAAATTTGGTTTACCGGAACAAGCTGTTGTTGATTTAAAAATTTATGATATTTTGGGTAGAGAAGTTGCAACAATTATCAATAACAAAACTTTAAAAGCCGGTTCTTTTGAATATAGTTTTGATGCTTCAAAATTGGCAAGCGGTACATATATTTATAGATTAACTTCAAATAATAACGTTGTAACAAAGAAAATGTTATTGCTCAAATAA
- a CDS encoding T9SS type A sorting domain-containing protein translates to MIKKATLLLSYLLLLSNLVISQTFDGDWSVEYVTSDSPDSSNSIGYNVISVAAVEEDAFVALVNRGSANAHYLVGFRNAGKNTGRLGNVPYQLVDNKTKWISGFDQEYLFDANDIASKGNLIYVPNNDSISNSILVFELKTDSIYTYPQRYKVNAYIWAIDVDDNGRIYVTKTGDSTKAGSVLILENPDATPKWVTNGKQGKILQEFSLPDIGSPRGITANSDGTVLYVGNWDENKIYCYVGDPISGYTLLDDFKFEVAGEVITADTTSGPLKVGPFGIQYMREKNLLFVAHDASFVSGDNRGYSYGRIYIANPNTGEVLDTIDAAKWNFQIEGRYNNHNPGNLASGYTSNYAVDFDENLNVYTQSWYGWTVDKWVYSGTLPTIELTITDIKVNEQLIPEQIELKQNYPNPFNPTTTVEFSLNKQSDISLKIYNITGELVTNLIKNKNLNKGSYKITFDASNLVSGTYIYQLQVGEKTLSNKMILIK, encoded by the coding sequence ATGATAAAAAAAGCTACGCTTTTATTGTCTTATCTTTTATTATTGTCCAATCTTGTAATTTCACAAACTTTTGATGGTGACTGGTCTGTTGAATATGTTACTTCAGATAGTCCTGATTCTTCAAACAGCATAGGTTATAATGTAATTTCTGTTGCTGCTGTTGAAGAAGATGCTTTTGTAGCTTTAGTAAACAGAGGAAGTGCAAACGCACATTACTTAGTTGGTTTTAGAAATGCAGGTAAAAATACAGGCAGGTTGGGAAATGTTCCTTATCAATTAGTAGATAATAAAACAAAATGGATAAGCGGTTTTGATCAGGAATATCTTTTTGATGCAAATGATATTGCGTCAAAAGGAAATTTAATTTATGTTCCAAACAATGATTCAATAAGCAATAGTATTCTTGTTTTTGAACTCAAAACCGACAGCATCTATACCTATCCACAACGATATAAAGTAAACGCATATATTTGGGCAATTGACGTTGATGATAACGGAAGGATTTATGTAACCAAAACCGGTGATTCAACAAAAGCCGGATCGGTATTAATACTTGAAAACCCTGACGCAACACCGAAATGGGTGACAAATGGTAAACAAGGAAAAATTTTACAAGAATTTTCACTTCCCGATATTGGCTCACCAAGAGGAATTACTGCAAATAGTGATGGTACAGTACTCTATGTAGGTAATTGGGATGAAAATAAAATATATTGTTATGTTGGGGATCCTATTAGTGGATATACTTTATTAGATGATTTCAAATTTGAAGTTGCCGGTGAGGTAATTACTGCTGATACGACAAGCGGACCTTTAAAAGTCGGTCCATTCGGTATACAATACATGCGAGAAAAGAATTTATTGTTTGTTGCACACGATGCAAGTTTTGTTTCCGGCGATAACAGAGGTTATTCATATGGAAGAATTTACATCGCAAACCCAAACACAGGCGAAGTACTTGACACAATTGACGCGGCAAAATGGAATTTCCAAATTGAAGGAAGATATAATAACCATAACCCGGGCAACTTGGCTTCGGGATATACATCCAATTATGCCGTTGATTTTGATGAGAATTTAAATGTTTATACACAATCATGGTATGGCTGGACAGTTGATAAATGGGTATATAGCGGTACTTTACCGACAATTGAGCTTACAATAACAGATATTAAAGTAAATGAACAACTAATTCCTGAACAAATTGAATTGAAACAAAATTATCCAAATCCATTCAATCCAACAACAACCGTTGAATTTTCATTGAATAAACAGTCAGACATTTCTTTAAAAATTTATAACATTACCGGAGAATTAGTTACAAATTTAATAAAAAATAAAAATTTGAATAAAGGCAGCTACAAAATTACATTTGATGCATCTAACTTGGTTTCAGGAACTTACATTTATCAGCTACAGGTTGGTGAAAAAACATTATCAAATAAAATGATACTTATAAAATAA
- the maf gene encoding septum formation protein Maf: MFNFKAPLYLASTSPRRKKMLHSLGIDFIQLNVDHEEKINEKDSPLKNVKRLAEEKCIKAAENIKNGLVISADTIVVLDDKIIGKPIDQKDAKRILRKLSGKTHFVYTGFAIFNVESNKIYVDYEKTKVIFYKLTEQKIDDYIKTGSPMDKAGAYGIQDDFGSLFVKKIDGCYNNVMGFPIAKIFQSLEKYNLIA, translated from the coding sequence ATGTTTAATTTCAAAGCTCCACTTTATTTAGCTTCTACATCGCCAAGAAGAAAAAAAATGCTGCATTCTTTGGGAATTGATTTCATTCAATTAAATGTTGATCATGAAGAAAAAATTAATGAAAAAGATTCTCCACTTAAAAACGTAAAACGACTGGCTGAAGAAAAATGTATTAAAGCCGCTGAAAATATAAAAAATGGATTAGTAATTTCTGCCGATACAATTGTTGTTTTAGATGATAAAATTATTGGAAAACCAATTGATCAAAAAGACGCCAAAAGAATTTTGCGAAAATTAAGCGGAAAAACCCACTTTGTTTATACCGGCTTTGCAATTTTCAATGTCGAGTCAAATAAAATTTATGTCGATTATGAAAAAACAAAAGTTATTTTTTATAAGCTTACTGAACAAAAAATAGATGATTATATTAAAACCGGAAGTCCAATGGACAAAGCCGGAGCTTACGGCATTCAAGATGATTTTGGGTCATTATTTGTAAAAAAAATTGACGGATGTTATAATAACGTTATGGGATTTCCAATAGCAAAAATCTTTCAATCACTAGAAAAATATAATTTGATTGCGTAA
- a CDS encoding flippase-like domain-containing protein encodes MRKHFKNIILVLSISLFVYIILAIYSDVDLVYKEFINFPISKIITALLIAIGILIFKFFRWNYLLKLKSIKIDLISSVQIFCTGLIMSVSPGKFGELIKSYFLKDKFNIEYSLSVPVIIAERFSEFFTLLILESLILILIFKNFSMILLILIAAIIVLILAANRTFFSKIVLLFSQIKFLKIDKSKSDAIIDSRKLLFNPTVIAYSFFSWLLEFFCFYIILSNFITDIFVLEAVSSYAIAIIFGSITMLPGGIGTTESSLAYLLVNNGLNLNYSVVTTIFIRILTLWIPVLIGFASLTIYWKKNKIHL; translated from the coding sequence TTGCGTAAACATTTCAAAAATATTATTCTCGTTTTATCAATATCACTTTTTGTTTATATCATTCTTGCAATTTATTCCGACGTCGATCTTGTTTATAAAGAATTTATAAATTTCCCAATATCAAAAATTATTACGGCATTATTAATTGCGATTGGCATTTTAATTTTTAAATTTTTTAGATGGAATTATTTACTGAAATTGAAAAGTATTAAAATTGACTTAATAAGTTCTGTTCAAATATTTTGTACCGGACTAATAATGAGCGTATCGCCTGGTAAATTTGGAGAATTAATAAAATCGTATTTCCTTAAAGATAAATTCAATATTGAATATAGTTTATCTGTTCCGGTGATTATTGCTGAAAGATTCAGCGAATTTTTTACACTGTTGATTTTGGAATCATTGATCTTAATTTTAATATTTAAAAATTTTTCAATGATCTTGTTAATTTTAATAGCCGCAATTATTGTTTTAATATTAGCTGCAAACCGCACTTTTTTCTCGAAAATTGTTTTATTGTTCTCACAAATAAAGTTTCTTAAGATTGACAAAAGTAAGTCAGATGCAATAATTGATTCTCGTAAATTATTATTTAATCCTACAGTTATTGCGTATAGTTTTTTTTCGTGGTTATTAGAATTCTTTTGTTTTTACATAATTCTAAGTAATTTTATAACAGATATTTTTGTCCTTGAGGCAGTTTCTTCATACGCAATTGCTATTATTTTCGGATCAATTACAATGCTGCCGGGAGGTATTGGAACAACAGAAAGTTCGTTAGCATATTTATTGGTCAACAACGGCTTAAATTTGAACTATTCGGTTGTAACCACAATATTTATAAGAATTTTAACATTATGGATTCCTGTGCTAATTGGATTCGCAAGTTTAACCATTTATTGGAAAAAAAATAAAATTCATTTATAA
- a CDS encoding YtxH domain-containing protein produces MSDENGMSKGLILGLLTGTIIGSVLGLLFAPKSGRELRGDLKEKSEDFLNGAEDYLEQAKGKANSLINDGKKKSEKLISDAKEKVDNLLAEAEKIVNDAKLKTKDMVDSSKDKLEKESDKLKSAIKAGVETYKTERES; encoded by the coding sequence ATGAGTGATGAAAATGGAATGAGCAAAGGGCTTATTTTAGGATTGTTAACCGGTACAATAATCGGCTCTGTTTTAGGTTTGTTATTTGCTCCAAAATCCGGTCGTGAATTAAGAGGTGATTTAAAAGAAAAATCAGAAGATTTTTTAAATGGAGCTGAAGATTACCTTGAACAAGCAAAAGGAAAAGCAAATTCTTTGATCAACGATGGAAAAAAAAAATCAGAAAAACTTATTTCTGACGCTAAAGAAAAAGTAGATAATTTATTGGCAGAAGCTGAAAAAATAGTTAATGATGCAAAATTAAAAACAAAAGATATGGTAGACTCGAGTAAAGATAAATTGGAAAAAGAAAGCGATAAATTAAAAAGCGCTATTAAAGCCGGAGTTGAAACTTATAAGACTGAAAGAGAATCATAA